In one window of Prosthecobacter fusiformis DNA:
- a CDS encoding acylphosphatase — MIAKQVLYTGRVQGVGFRYSTKQIASGYEVTGSVKNLPDGRVQLQAMSYDVEELDAFLAAIDESNLGSLIKEREVSVIPVLVGQRSFVIEK; from the coding sequence ATGATCGCTAAACAAGTGCTCTATACTGGCCGTGTACAAGGGGTCGGCTTCCGATATTCCACCAAACAGATTGCCTCGGGTTACGAGGTAACGGGTTCGGTGAAGAATCTGCCGGATGGGCGTGTGCAGTTACAAGCGATGTCTTACGATGTGGAGGAACTGGATGCTTTTCTGGCGGCGATTGACGAGAGCAATCTGGGATCTCTGATCAAAGAGCGGGAGGTCTCAGTGATCCCGGTTCTGGTGGGACAGCGGAGCTTTGTGATCGAGAAGTGA
- a CDS encoding sensor histidine kinase, with translation MTQADRALLLKLSQTLSHSKKAIMNDWIQAVHEDHSIQASEYISRSGLEDHLPQLLDSVAELLRCESGDNTEVITEDARKHGSYRWEQGYKLEEVVRELTLFRTVMIRHIFHIEEQHGPLSPEVRLLMTERIHELLDELGWSSTQQFIHEQQRNLVHASASRARLLHNMSHELRNLLNGLSLAAELIDDEPSEPVQEMQVTLSRSVSHMRELLDDLLDLSALVNGQQVVRPAAFRPAGLLRHVQAVYRPMAEAKGLTFHAECAPELETVHGDERKIEQVVINLLSNAIKYTAKGEIRLSFHPIEEDRWSLSVSDTGSGISKEDQKEIFSEFYRAKSTSQARGVGLGLAISCRLVELLRGELRVVSTLGEGSRFEVLLPLKFIEAPPAVRPSSLDIEETSQE, from the coding sequence GTGACTCAAGCTGACCGTGCCCTCCTTCTAAAGCTCTCGCAGACCTTATCGCATTCGAAGAAGGCCATCATGAACGACTGGATCCAGGCCGTGCATGAAGACCATAGCATCCAGGCATCTGAATACATTTCCAGATCCGGCCTGGAAGACCATCTTCCCCAGCTTCTGGATTCCGTGGCAGAGCTTCTCCGCTGTGAAAGCGGAGACAATACAGAGGTCATTACTGAAGATGCCCGCAAGCATGGCAGCTACCGCTGGGAGCAAGGTTATAAGCTGGAAGAAGTTGTCCGGGAGCTCACCCTCTTCCGCACGGTGATGATCCGTCATATCTTCCACATTGAAGAGCAGCATGGCCCGCTCTCGCCCGAGGTACGGCTGCTGATGACAGAGCGTATTCATGAGTTGCTCGATGAACTGGGCTGGAGCTCTACCCAGCAGTTCATCCATGAACAGCAGCGGAATCTGGTTCACGCCAGCGCCTCCAGAGCCCGCCTGCTTCACAATATGTCGCATGAGCTGCGCAACCTGCTGAACGGCCTCAGCCTGGCTGCCGAATTAATCGACGATGAGCCTTCTGAGCCCGTTCAAGAAATGCAGGTGACGCTCTCCCGCAGCGTCAGCCACATGAGGGAATTGCTGGATGATCTTCTGGATCTTTCCGCCCTGGTCAATGGCCAGCAGGTGGTGCGGCCAGCGGCTTTCAGGCCCGCCGGATTGCTCAGGCATGTGCAGGCTGTTTATCGACCCATGGCCGAGGCCAAAGGTCTCACTTTTCATGCTGAGTGCGCCCCTGAACTAGAGACCGTCCATGGGGATGAAAGGAAGATCGAGCAGGTGGTGATCAATCTCCTTTCCAATGCCATCAAATACACCGCCAAAGGTGAAATCAGGCTCTCCTTTCATCCTATCGAGGAGGACCGCTGGAGCCTGTCTGTCTCAGACACCGGTTCAGGCATTTCCAAAGAAGATCAAAAGGAGATCTTTTCAGAGTTCTACCGTGCCAAAAGCACCTCACAAGCCCGTGGAGTCGGTCTGGGGCTGGCCATTTCTTGCCGTCTGGTTGAGCTTCTGCGCGGAGAGCTCCGAGTTGTATCCACCTTGGGCGAAGGCAGCCGTTTTGAGGTGCTTCTACCCCTGAAATTCATTGAGGCACCGCCTGCGGTCCGGCCTTCGTCATTGGATATCGAGGAAACTTCGCAAGAATAG
- a CDS encoding metallophosphoesterase, which produces MFPVLSSLARYLLLPVFATLMTFVPSASAADLDAAPKDSFTIAVIPDTQWYIGKGTKKTPDSTDPVVTNAVFENHVNWITANIQKQNIVFVSHVGDIVDRSNPQEWEVARRCMDRLHGVIPYSVTVGNHDMKGSGDSSLFQKYFGAERFRDFAWYGGPFEPARPTPEFSGNNANSHQLFSAGGMDFIHISLECNAPDDVLAWADALLTQYATRRAIITTHMDLGVLEHPKTEEGFVKDPKGRMNWTKNHGSRGNTAQQMWEKLYRKHANLGFIFCGDQSRCTALKLDTVGDHGNTVHAFLSDYTSSGPMRLYRFLPAEDRVQVITYDTTLHELTESTLHVKERAEHQFSAPYPMKP; this is translated from the coding sequence ATGTTTCCCGTCCTTTCTTCCCTCGCACGCTATCTGCTTCTGCCAGTTTTTGCCACACTGATGACCTTCGTGCCATCGGCCTCTGCTGCCGATCTCGATGCCGCCCCCAAAGACAGCTTCACCATTGCCGTCATCCCAGACACCCAGTGGTATATCGGCAAAGGGACCAAAAAGACACCCGATAGTACAGACCCTGTCGTCACCAATGCGGTGTTCGAAAATCACGTGAACTGGATCACCGCCAACATCCAAAAGCAGAACATCGTCTTCGTCTCCCATGTCGGGGACATTGTGGACCGCAGCAATCCCCAGGAATGGGAGGTCGCCCGCCGCTGCATGGACCGGTTGCACGGGGTCATCCCCTACAGCGTCACGGTGGGTAATCATGACATGAAAGGCAGTGGTGATTCATCCCTCTTTCAGAAATACTTCGGTGCCGAACGCTTCCGTGACTTCGCTTGGTATGGCGGTCCCTTTGAGCCAGCCCGGCCCACACCTGAATTCTCCGGCAACAATGCCAACAGCCATCAGCTTTTCAGCGCCGGCGGCATGGACTTCATCCACATCAGCCTCGAGTGCAATGCGCCGGATGATGTACTGGCCTGGGCGGATGCGTTGCTGACTCAGTATGCCACCCGCCGTGCCATCATCACCACGCACATGGACCTGGGCGTGCTGGAGCATCCCAAGACCGAAGAAGGCTTCGTTAAAGATCCCAAGGGCCGTATGAACTGGACGAAAAACCATGGCAGCCGTGGCAACACAGCTCAGCAGATGTGGGAAAAACTTTATCGCAAGCATGCGAACCTGGGCTTCATCTTCTGCGGTGATCAGAGCCGCTGCACCGCCCTCAAGCTGGATACTGTGGGCGACCACGGCAATACGGTTCACGCCTTTCTTTCAGATTATACCTCCTCCGGCCCCATGCGACTTTATCGCTTCCTGCCCGCTGAAGACCGCGTCCAGGTGATTACCTACGATACGACGCTCCATGAACTCACCGAAAGTACTCTTCATGTGAAAGAACGGGCTGAGCATCAATTCAGCGCCCCTTACCCAATGAAGCCTTGA
- a CDS encoding class II fumarate hydratase codes for MNTRIEKDSLGEMPVPAEALYGASTQRAVLNFPVSGQPVPYPIIHAYGLIKWAAARVHQDLGLLAEDKAALIEEAALEVAAGKLDDHFVVDIYQTGSGTSTNMNVNEVIANRACQIAGRAIGSKDPVHPNDHVNMGQSSNDTFPTAIHLAVAQELQNGLLPVLKNLQLGLAQKAEEFWEVLKIGRTHLMDATPVRLGQEFKGYARQMEHGVDRVHKALKTLAELPLGGTAVGTGLNCHPEFAIRAIALLTDKTGLPFREAGDHFEAQAAKDALVEVSGQLKVIATSLFKIANDIRWLGSGPQCAIGEISLPATQPGSSIMPGKVNPVMCESLMQVCARVFGNDATVTWCAASGNFELNVMMPALAAALLESITLMANAGRLFQERCIQGIEARTQRCNEMIEQSLALVTGLNSKIGYDKASVIAKESARTGTPVRQLCLQRLAELGITEEELNEALDPARMCAPDAAMVGAGGG; via the coding sequence ATGAACACCCGTATCGAAAAAGACAGCCTGGGTGAGATGCCCGTGCCTGCGGAGGCCCTCTATGGAGCCTCCACCCAGCGTGCCGTCTTAAACTTTCCTGTCAGTGGGCAGCCGGTGCCTTATCCCATCATCCATGCGTATGGACTAATCAAATGGGCGGCGGCACGGGTGCACCAGGACCTGGGTCTGCTGGCAGAAGACAAGGCTGCACTCATCGAAGAAGCAGCCCTCGAGGTGGCCGCAGGAAAGCTAGATGACCACTTCGTTGTGGACATCTATCAGACGGGCTCAGGCACGAGCACCAATATGAATGTGAATGAGGTCATCGCCAACCGTGCCTGTCAGATCGCGGGCAGAGCTATCGGTTCCAAGGACCCTGTGCACCCGAATGACCACGTGAACATGGGGCAGTCCTCCAATGACACCTTTCCCACCGCCATTCATCTGGCCGTGGCGCAGGAGCTGCAAAATGGTCTGCTGCCTGTTTTGAAAAACCTCCAGTTAGGCCTGGCGCAGAAGGCTGAGGAATTTTGGGAGGTGCTCAAAATCGGACGCACTCATCTGATGGATGCCACTCCCGTACGGCTGGGCCAGGAATTTAAAGGTTATGCCCGGCAGATGGAGCATGGGGTGGACCGGGTACACAAGGCGCTGAAGACCCTTGCGGAGCTGCCGCTAGGCGGGACCGCTGTCGGCACCGGGTTGAATTGTCATCCGGAGTTTGCCATCCGGGCCATCGCCTTGCTCACGGATAAAACGGGGCTGCCTTTCCGCGAGGCGGGGGACCACTTCGAGGCCCAGGCTGCCAAGGATGCCCTGGTGGAGGTGAGCGGCCAGCTCAAGGTCATCGCGACGAGCCTCTTCAAAATCGCCAATGACATCCGCTGGTTAGGCTCAGGGCCGCAGTGCGCGATTGGGGAGATCAGCCTGCCTGCCACGCAGCCGGGCAGCAGCATCATGCCGGGGAAGGTGAACCCGGTCATGTGCGAAAGCCTGATGCAGGTCTGCGCTCGCGTCTTTGGCAATGATGCAACCGTGACGTGGTGCGCGGCGAGCGGCAACTTTGAACTCAATGTCATGATGCCAGCGCTGGCTGCGGCCTTGCTGGAAAGCATCACGCTGATGGCGAATGCGGGGCGTCTTTTCCAGGAGCGTTGCATCCAGGGCATTGAGGCGCGGACGCAGCGATGCAACGAGATGATCGAGCAAAGCCTGGCGCTGGTGACAGGGCTGAATTCAAAAATTGGTTATGACAAGGCCAGCGTGATCGCCAAAGAAAGCGCACGGACAGGCACCCCCGTGAGGCAGCTTTGCCTGCAGCGGCTGGCAGAACTGGGCATCACGGA